Part of the Halostella litorea genome is shown below.
CCTTGCGGCAGACGCGCGCGAGGTACTCGGCCTCGGACCAGTCGTTCTCGACCGGGACGGTCGGGTAGAGCCAGCCGCTCTTGCCGCCGGCGTCGACGGCGACGCCGTGTGTGCCGAGTTCCATGTCCGCGACGGGGTCGTCCGTGAGGACGACGTTACAGACGGCACAGACCGAGACAGTGAGGTTCGACAGCTCGGCGGGCGTCACCTCGGAGCCACAGGAGTCGTCGCTGGCCGCGCGGATCGCCGAGTCGACGATGACGTGGCCGAGTTGGTCGTTGCCCTGATACCCGCCGGAGCAGCCCCGGAGACTCCCCCGCCCTCGCGTCGATTCGAGACGGACGAACGCGCCGGTACGGGCGTAGAACGCGTCGCGCATGCTTCCCGGCTGCTCGCGTTGACCGTTTCGAACGTACGACTCGACGGCTTCCCGCGCCAGTTCCACCGCTCGCGCGCCGTCTTCGTACGAGAGATCGACGCTCTGTACCTGAGACATACACCTTCCAAAGGGGTAGACGGCCTTCAACCCTTCCCTTCGAACGGTCGAAACTGGATTCGTTCCCGGGGAAGCGGCTCCGAAACGTTGGTATTCGGCCTCGGACTGGTACGTACCTCGCAAGCACCGCGCCGGCGGCCGAAAGGCGACGTTACCCGGCGTAAGACGGTCTTACCGGCGCGGCATGTGGCGATCCGACCGAACGACTTAACCGCGCGAACGGAGTACGATCGGCCGGTAGAGAGAGCCTGACTGCCGCGGCGCGCGGCCCGGCGACGGGCCGCGCGTGCCACGCGGGGCGGTCCCCCCGGGACGCCCCGCGACCGCGAGGAAAGTCCCCCCACCGCCGGGCGGGCGACCGGGCGCAAGTCCGGAGCGGGAGACCGCTGGCTCTGGAACAGAAACGACACGTCTCCGTCCGACCGATGAGGCGCGCGAACCCGACCGCGAGGGAGGGGAGCTGACCCGCCGAGGGACGCGCGGTCACTCCGTGACCACGCCGACGACGGAGGAGCGGTGGAACGGCGAAACCTCGCCGGTGCAAGTCCGCGCGACAGGTAGCCCGGCGAACCCTTCGGGGTGGCGCGGACGCTCAGCCGAATGTCGGGCCGAACAGAAGGGGGCTTACTCCTCTCTGCCAGCTACACGCGTCCAGCGGCTGCGCCGGCCGCCGCGAGGCCGAACGAACGACCCCCTTGACGTCGTACGTCGGACGTGTCGACCGCTCGCTCCGTGGCGGGGCTCGTCCGGGAACGGAACCTCACCTTCCTCGCGGCGAGCATCGCCTACTACGCGTTCGTCTCGCTGATCCCGCTCATGCTGCTCGCGCTCGTCGTCGCCTCGGCCGTCGGCGGGCAGGCCTTCGCCGACCGCGTCGTCTCGCTGGCCGGCCAGTACCTGTCCGGGTCCGGGCAGCAGGTCGTGACCGAGGCGCTGACCAACGCCGAGGGCCGGGTCGGCGCGTCGGTCGTGAGCCTCGTCGCGCTGACCTGGAGCGGCCTGAAGCTGTTCCGGGGACTCGACATCGCGTTCGACGAGGTGTACGGCGACGAGCAGCAGCCGGGGCTGGCCGAACAGGTCCGCGACGCGCTCGTCGTCGTCGTCGCCGTCGGCGCGGCCGCGACGCTGGTGGTCGCCGTCGCGCTGGCGCTCAGGGTGATCGACCTCCGGATCCCGTACGTCAACGTGCTGGGGACGCTCGCGCTGGTCGCCGTCCTCGCGCTGGCCTTCCTGCCGCTGTACTACGTGCTCCCGCCGGACGAGGTGACGGTCCGGGAGGTGCTGCCGGGGACGGTGGTCGCCGCCGTCGGCTGGGTGCTCCTCCAGCTCGGGTTCCGCCTGTACGCCGCCAACGCCGGGACGTACGAGGCCTACGGCTACATCGGCGGCGTGTTGCTGTTCGTCACGTGGCTGTACTTCGCGAGCATCGTCGTCCTGCTCGGCGCGGCGGTAAACGCCGTCAGACAGCCCGGACGGCCCGGCTGACCCGCGGCCGGCGGCTCACTCGAACCCGACCGCCTCGACGTCCGCCCGGGCGCGGGCCGCCGCCTCGTCGATGTCGAACTCGCGGACGATCTCGCCGTCGCGGACGAGCGGCTCCAGCAGCGGTTCGGCGTCGGCGGGCGCGTCCGCCGCCGCCAGGCCGACGTGGTGGCGGCCGTCGGGCGTGCGGTACACCTGCTTCGTCCCGGAGAGCTTCCCGCGCTTGGCGACCGGCTCGCCGTCGACGGCCACGATGTCCAGCCCGAAGTCGAACGGGTCGGCGTCGGTCACGTAGCCGCCGATCCCGAAGCCGTCGGCCACGTCGCGGAGGTTCCGCAGGGACTCGGGCGTCAGCCCGCCCGACAGGAAGATCCCCACGTCCTCGTGGCCGCGGGCGTCCAGCTCCCAGCGCACCTCCCGGACGATGTGCCGGAAGTCGCCGCGCCGCGAGCCGGTGGTGTCGAGGCGGACGCTGTCCAGGGCGTCGCCGAGCGTCTCGGCCGCGCGGATCGTCTCGTCCTTCTCGTCGGTGAACGTGTCACAGAGCGCGACGCGGGGCACGTCCTCGCCGACGGCCTCGTCGAACGCCGCCCACGCGGCCTCCTGATTGCCCCGGCCGAAGCAGATCATCAGCGCGTGGGGCATCGTGCCGCCGGCCTCCCGGCCCAGCACCTCCCCGGCGGCGACGTGGGAGAACCCGTCGAGCCCGGCGACCAGGCCGGCGCGCTCGACGACCGGCGTGATCGCCGGGTGGACGTGGCGCGCGCCGAAGGAGAGCACGAGCGACTCGGGGGCCGCCTTGCGCGCCCGGAGCGCGTTCGTGGTGAAGGCGCTGGCCCCCGAGAGGAAGCCAAGCAGCGACGTCTCGAAGCGGGCGAACTCCAGGTACGGCCCCTCGATACGGAGGACCGGCCCGCCGTCGAACAGCCGCCCCTCGCGGAGCGCGTCCACGTCGACGTCGCGACCCTCGAACAGCTGTGCGGCGTCCTCGACGCCCGCGAACGCCTGGAACTCGCCGGTCGGGAACTGGTCGCAGGTCACCTCCGCCACGACGCGGGGGTTCCTGCCGGCGTGTTCGAGCGTCCGCTCGGTGCGCTCGAAGTAGGCGTCCGTCGCGGTCCCGTCGAGGATCGCGTCGGCCGACACCGTGTCGAAGGGGTTCGTCATACCGGCACGTTCCCGGCGCTCGCGAAAAAGCTATCCGGTCCGACCCGCGTCCCCGGCGGGACGGCTCGCGCCGACCCGTCTAGCCGGCCCGTTCCGCGTGGACCGCCGGGAGGTCGTCGACCGTCGGCGCGTTCACCACGCGGACGGTCCGGCCCTCGCGGACCACCCGGAACGCGTCGCCGAACGCGTCGTCTTCCGGGACGCGGTAGACGCCGTCGCCGACCGCCGTCGCGTCGCGCTCGCCGAGCAGGTCGCGGTACGCCCCGGCGAACTCGCGGGCGTCGGCGACGGTGTCCCACTCGCTCTCGAACACGTAGCCGAACTCGCCGCCCGAGCGGTACGGGACCACCGTATCGCCCGCCCAGCCGTCCGTGATCGGGTGCGAGTAGTTGTACCGCCGGGCGTCGCTCGTCAGGTGGTCCTCGGGGATCACGCCGTTGTGCCGGAACGTCGCGTACAGCGTCGCCTCGCCTAGCGTCTCCGTCCCGCCGAACCGCTCCCAGCCGTCGGCCGAGCGGTCGGGCACCGTCACGTCGACCGGCTTCTCGTCCGGGTAGCGCTCGGGGTGGATAACCTGCTCCGTGCTCGCGGGCATGTCGTCGTACGCGCCGTCGACGGCGTCCCAGCCGCCGCGCTCGCGCAGGTCGGAAACGAGTTCCGGCCCGTCGGAGTACGGGAGGAACGTGGCGACGAACAGCCCGCGGTTGTACGACCGCGAGGACGACCCCCGCTGGGCCCGCTCGATGCAGTCCCACTCGCTCCCGCAACGCTCCTCGTAGCGGTCCATCACGTAGTTCGCGTCGCCCTCGACCAGCGCCGTGGCGGCGCGCCGCCCGTCGACCGACGACGCCGACCCGCCCAGCCGGAGGTGCTGGGCCTGGAGCGCGTGGACCAGTTCGTGCACGAGCGTCTCCCGGGAGACGGCCGCCACGTCGGGGTCGTCCGCGACGACGACGATCCGGCCGCCCGAGTAGTAGCCCGCGACGGAGCCGCCGTACACCTCGCCGAACGCGGCCTGCGCGGTCGTGTCCTCGCCGACGAGCAGCGCCGCCTCCCACACCTGGTCGTCGTGGGCGGAGTACGACCGCCCCAGCCCGCCGCGCTCCCGGAACTCCGCGCGGGAGATCACCTCGACGGACACGTCGCCCTCGAACTCCAGCCCGCGGATCCGTTCGACGCGGGCCTTCGCGCGGGCGGTGACCGCCTCCAGTTCCCGCTCGTCGAGGCCGTCGCTCGCGTCGACGTCGACGCCGTCGTCGTACCAGCGGCCGTCCTCCCAGCCGAGGGGGTCCTCGTCGTGGCCCGCCGGCGTGTCCCGCCCGCCGGGCAGAGCACAGCCGGCGGTCACGAGCAGGCAGGCGACGACGAGGACGCGGACGCGCATCGTCGGAAGAAAGGGGGCGGGGAGGATAACCGTTGGCCTACGCGTGCCGCCGGGCCAGCAGCAGGGCGGCGAGCAGGCCGGCGACGGCCGCGCCGACGCCGAAGCCGGGCTGACCGCCGGAGTCGGGGCCGCTATCCGAACCTGAGTCGTCGCTCTCGGAGTCGTTATCCGAGTCGGAGTCACTGTCGTCTGAATCAGAATCATCGCTATCGGAGTCACTATCCGAGTCGCCGCTCCCGGATTCGGTGTCCGAGCCGGAATCGTTGCCGTCTTCCTCGTCGCCCGTGTCGTACCCGGTCACGTCGGGGGCGTCGGCGTGGACCGCGTCTAGCTGGTCCAGCGTCGGCGCGTTCACGATGGTGACGGTGTCGCCGTCCTGCAGGACCGCGAACGCGTCGCCGAAGGCCGCCTCGTCGGGGATCCGGTAGACGCCGTCGTACCCCTCGACCGCCTCGGCGTCGCGGTACTCCAGCACCTGCCGGTAGCCCTCGACGAACTCCGTGGCTTCCGCCTCGGAGTCCCACGTCGTGTTCCAGACGTACGCCGTCTCGTTCTCGGCGGCGTCGTCGCTGACGAACGGGACGAGTTTGTCGCCGTCCCAGCCGTCGCTGTAGGGGTGGGAGTAGTTGTACGGGTCGAGCGTGTTCGGCTGGCCGTCGCTCCCGCGGTTGATGAAGTTCTGGACCTGAACGATCTGGGTCGCCCCGTTGCTGTCGTAGGTCGGGTACAGCATCATCGAGAAGATGCCGGCCTCGCCGAAGCTAGCGTAGTCGATGCCGTTCTCGATCGCCAGGCGCTCCCACTCGTCGCTCGGCGGGTCGGCGACGGAGACGTTCGTCGGCGCGTCCTCGCGGTACTTCTCGGGGTGGATCACCTGCTCGGTGCTCGCGGGCGGGTCGCCGTAGACGGCGTTGACGCCGTCCCAGCCCTCGCTCTCGTAGATCCCCTCGACGAACGACGGGCCGTCGCTGTACGGCTGGAAGATGGTGAGGTAGATGCCGAGGTGGACGTCGCCGGCGCTGCTCTGGCCGCCGCTCGGCATCAGGCAGTCCCACTCGGACTCACAGCGCTGTTCGTACAGGTAGTCGACGTAGTTCCCGTCGCCCTCGATGATCCCGTCGCGGGCGTTGTGGAGTTCCCGCGTCGACTGGTTGTAGCCGGAGATGTTGAACTGCTGGTCCTGGAGGGCGTGGAACAGCTCCTGCGAGAGGGTGATCTCGTCCATCTCGGGGGAAGTCGTGTTCTCCGAGACGACCACGATCCGCCCCTCGGAAGGGCTGTAGTAGCCGCCGACGCTGGAGCCGTACAGGCTCTCCTGGGCGGCCACCGCGTCCGTGTCCTCGCCGACCATCAGCGTGCCCTCCCACTTCACGTTCTCGTGGCGGGCCTGTGCGTCGGTGAGGTTGGTGAACTGTCCCGCGTTCTCCTCGCGGTACTGGTCGCGGGAGATCACGTCGACCGGGACCGTCCGCTCGAACTCCAGCCCGCGTACCCGCTCGACGCGGGCCATCCCGCGGGCGACGACGGCGTCGAGTTCGGTGTCGTTCAGGCCGTCGCTCCGGACCACGTCGACGCTCTCGTTGTACCAGTGGCCGTTCTCCCAGCCGATCACGTCTTCGTCGGGGTCGGCCGGTGCGGTGTCGTTTGCCTCCTGTGCGGCCGTTGCCTGCGTGGCGGCCGGCCGGTCCGGGGCGGTTCGCTCGACGGTCGGCCGGTCCGACGCGTCGGCCGCCGCCGCAGCGGGCACCACCGCGGAGAGGGCGACCATCGCAACGATCAGGGCTGTGGGTATCGCTCGCATACGATAGTCGACGGTTGGTGCGGGAGTGTAAAAAAGATCGGAAAGCCGACCCGACCCGGGGGCGGCCCAAACGGTTTTCCACCCGAACGCGTACGGTCGGCCATGCGACTCGATCCCGACTCCACCGCGGTCGTGGTCGTGGACATGCAGAACGGCTTCGCCCACCCCGACGGGAGCCTGTACGCCCCCGCCAGCGAGGACGTCATCGACCCGATCGACGACCTGCTCGGGCGCGCCCGCGACGCCGGGGCGTCCGTCGTGTTCACCCGCGACGTCCACCCCCCGGAGCAGTTCGAGGACGCCCACTACTACGACGAGTTCGACCGCTGGGGCGAGCACGTCGTGGAGGGGTCCTGGGAGGCCGAGATCGTCGAGGGCCTGCACGTCGCCGAGGACGACCACGTCGTCACGAAACACACGTACGACGCGTTCTACCGGACGGACCTGGAGGGCCACCTCGACAGCCACGGCGTCGACGACCTCGTGATCTGCGGGACGCTGGCGAACGTCTGCGTCCTCCACACCGCCGGCAGCGCCGGCCTCCGGGACTACCGGCCGGTACTGGTCGAGGACGCCGTCGGCTTCATCGAGGAGGACCACCGCGAGTACGCCCTGGACCACGCCGAGTGGCTGTTCGGCGAGGTCGAACCGCTCGACGCGGTCGCGTTCGACTAGTCGCGAACGGCGACGCTGACGCAGTCCCCGACCGACAGATCCGCGTCGGGACAGACGATCTTCGCGCCCGCGCGGTCCCGCCCGAGGAACAGCGAGAGCCCGATAACCCGGTCGCCGTTCGCCGTCACCGCCACGTCGTCCCAGGCGACCGTCCGCCCGTCCGCGACGCCGACCCGCGTGCCAAGCAGCGACACTGGCCCGTCCGAGCGGTCCCCGAGCAGCCCGCCGCCGGCGTAGTGCGGGAGGCCGCCGTCAAGGACGCCGCCGCCGGCGCGGATCCCCGCGTAGTACGCGCCGGGGGCGGGATGGGCGGGCGAGTCGAGGACGGCGTACGTCTCCCCCGTCTCGACGACGATTCCGGTCCCGTCCCACGCCAGCGGTCGCACGTCCGCGGCGACGTCGAGCGAGAGCGACCCCGACGCCCGGTACGGGTTCGCGTCGGGGTCGCGGAAGCCCACGTGGAGGTGGTTGTCGACCCACGGCGCGAAAAAGCCCGACCGGACCATCTCACCGAGCGACTCGCCCACGGCGACACGGTCGCCCGCCTCGACGGCCGGGTCGACGTGGAGGACGCGGGCGACGGGGCCGTCGCCGTCCGGGCGCTCGACGGGCGAAGCGGCCTCGTCGACGGCGATCAGGATCAGGTGGTCGTGCTCGACGGCGTACGGCTTCCCCGGCGCGGTCACCGTCCGGGTGTCGACCACCTCGCCGGCGACCGGGCTCGGCGCGTCGTTCGTCGCCGGGTAGAGGTCGACTGCGCGGCCGCGGTCGTGGGCCGCGTACGGGGAGTTGTACAGCGAGAACCGGGGGTACGGTGAGTCGAGTGGCACCGACAGCGTGACGGCCATCGTCCGCCGTTGGGACCGAGGCGTTTTGTCGTCTCGGGTTCAGGGGCCGGTATGCGCGTACTCCGGGGCCGCGCGGCGACGGTCGACGCCGACCGCGACGCGACGGCGCGGATGCTGTCGACGACTGGCGAGGATGGCGAGCCCGCCCTGCGTGTCTGGACGCCGCACCGCCAGGTGGCGTTCGGCCGGCGCGACGCCCGCGCGGACGGCTACGACGCCGCGCGGGCCGCGGCTGCGGATCGGGGGTTCCAGCCGGTCGAGCGCGACGTGGGGGGCCGCGCCGTCGCGTACGCGGGGTCGACGCTCGCCTTCGCGCTCGCCGAACCCGTCGCTGACCTCCGCGGGGGGATCGACGAACGCTACGAGCGCGCCACGGCGGCGGTCCAGCGGGCGCTCCGAAGCGTCGGCGTCGACGCCGAGCGCGGCGAACCGGCCGACGCGTTCTGTCCCGGCACGCACTCGCTCCGGAGCGACGGGAAACTCGTCGGCATCGCCCAGCGCGTCCGGCAGGACGCCGCGCTCGTCGCGGGCGTCGTGATCGTGACCGACCGCGAGGAACTGGCCACCGTGCTGACCGACGTGTACGGCGCGCTCGGCGTCCCGTTCGACCCGGATTCGGTCGGGAGCGTCGCCGCCGCGGGCGGCCCCGCGGAGCCGGAACCGGTTCGGGCAGCCATCGAGGGCGCGTTCGTCGGCGACCGCGACGCCGCCGTCGAGCGCGTGGACTGATCCGGGGGACTTACCGACACGCCCCGCGGAGTGGGCCGTATGATCATCGGGTCGGCGACCCTGCCGGACGGGCGGGAACGCGACGTGCGCATCGAGGACGGGACCATCGCCGCGGTCGAGACGGGGCTGGGCGAACCCGACGTTGACGCGACCGGAAAGCGGCTGTTCCCCGGCGCGGTCGACGCCCACGTCCACTTCCGGGAGCCGGGGTTCCCGCACAAGGAGACGTGGACGACCGGGAGCAAAAGCGCCGCAGCAGGCGGGGTGACGACCGTCGTCGACCAGCCCAACACCGACCCGGCGACGGTGACCGGGGCGGCGTTCGACGAGAAGGCGGCGCTCGCCCGCGAATCCCACGTGGACTACGGGATCAACGGCGGCGTGTCGCCGGATTGGGACCCCGACTCGCTGTTCGAGCGGCCGCTGTTCGCGCTCGGCGAGGTGTTCCTCGCGGACTCGACCGGCGACATGGGGATCGACGCCGACCGGTTCGCCGACGCCGTCGCGCGGGCGAGCGAGGCCGACGTGCCGGTGACGGTCCACGCGGAGGACGCCGAACTGTTCGACGCGGGCGCGCTGGAGCGGGCCGGCGACGGCACCGGCCGCGACGCGGACGCCGACGCGTGGTCGGCCTACCGGACCGCCGCGGCCGAGGCCGCCGCCGTCGAGCGCGCCGTCGAGGTCGGGGCGGACGCCGACGCCGACCTGCACATCGCTCACACCAGCACGCCAGCGGGGATCGACGCCGCCAGCGAGGCCGGCGCGACCTGCGAGGTGACGCCGCACCACCTCTTCCTCTCGCGGGACGACCTCGACGGCCTCGGGACGTTCGGCCGGATGAACCCGCCGCTCCGGAGCGAGGACCGGCGCGAGGCGGTGTACGAGCGCGTCGCCGACGGCACCGTCGACGTGGTCGCCACCGACCACGCGCCCCACACCCGCGCGGAGAAGGACGCGGGGATCCGTGACGCGCCCAGCGGCGTCCCCGGCGTGGAGACGATGCTCCCGCTGCTGCTCGAAGAGGCCCGGCAGGGCCGGCTCTCCTACGAGCGCGTGCGGGACCTCGTGGCGGCCAACCCGGCCGCGATCTTCGGCCTGCCGAACAAGGGTCGGATCGAAGCCGGGCGGGACGCCGACCTGGTCCTGTTCGACCCCGATGACGCCCGGCCGGTCCGCGGCGAGGAGTTGCACTCGAAGTGCGGGTGGACGCCGTTCGAGGGACGGACGGCCGTGTTCCCGGAGCTAACCCTGCTCCGCGGCGAGGTCGTGTACGACGCCCGCGAGGGCGAGCGGTTCGGGGACGCCGACGGGGAGAACGTGCGCGGCTAGCGGGCAGGCGACACTGGGGGACCCGCGGCGGCGTGTCGCGCTATCGCGGAGCGCCGCGGGGCGGCGGTCAGGTCACGCCGCCCGTTGGCCGCGGCTTCGCGGAAAAAGGTGTGGCGTAGCGGGCGGACCCGCTACAGCCCGACGGTCGCGAGCGACGCCGCGACCATCACGCCGAGGCCGAACCCGGCGATCCGGCCCATCGCGCGCCGGGAGTCCGACTCGGTCCAGTTCGACCCGGTGTCGAGGTAGCGCTGCATGTTCTCGAAGCCGCGGCCGGCCATCACCGACCCCGACCAGCCGAGCAGGCCGAGGCCGAAGGCGAGCGCGCCGAGGGCAAACACCTGCTCGGTGGCCGTCCGGAGATCGGCCCGGACGACGAACGCCGCGACGCCGGCGACGCCGACCCCACCGCCGGCGGCGGCAGCGAGGAGGAACCGGCGGGCGGCGGCGGCGAGCCACGCGGGGGCCACGGTCAGTCGACCGCTTCCCGCATCCGCGGGTCCAGGGCGTCGCGCATCCCGTCACCCAGCAGGTTGAACCCGAGGACGGTGACGGCCAGGAACAGACCGGGGAAGAACGACCACCACCACACCCCGGCCAGCAGGCCGTTGCGGACGCCGTTGGACAGCATCAGGCCCCACGACGGCGTGCCGGCCTGCGCGCCGAAGCCCAGGAACGAGAGGGCCGCCAGGTCGATGATCGCCAGGCCGAAGTTGAGCGTGCTCTGGACGGTGATCGGCGCGAGCGAGTTCGGCAGGACGTGGCGGACGATCACCCGGGAGTCCCGCGCGCCGAGCGCGACGGAAGCGTCGATGTACTCGTCCTCAAGCACTTTCAGCGCCGCGCCGCGGACGACGCGGGCGAACCGCGGCGTGTACACCAGCGTCAGCGCGAAGACGGCCTTCCAGAGGCCGACGCCGAAGATGGCGACGAGCGCCAGCGCCAGCAGCAGCGACGGGAACGACAGCAGCACGTCCATCGTCCGCATGATCACGTTGTCGACCCAGCCGCCGTAGTAGGCGGCGACGATGCCGAGCCCGACGCCGAGCGTCGTCGACGCCGCGACCGTGACGGTGCCGTACTTCAGCGCCAGCCACGCCCCGTACTGGGTGCGCAGGAACACGTCCCGCGCCTGGATGTCGGTCCCGAACGGGTGAGCACACGAGCCCGCGTTGCCGAGCGCGCCCGTGAGCGTGCGCTGGCCGCAGGGGCCGGCGAGCTGCGGGTTCGAGCTCAGCGCCGTGTCGCTTATCGCCTCCACGTCGAGGAAGATCCGCGAGTAGAGGGCGGTAAGGACCATCGCCAGGATGATGAGGAGGCCGAAGACGGCCAGGCGGTTCGACAGGAGTTCGGAGAGGAACGGCGAGGCCCGCAGCCTGTCTATCAGGCCGCGGCTCGCTCGCTCCTCGGCGGCGGTGTCGGTGTCCGTGCTCATTGTTCGATCCTCGGATCGAGATACGAGTAGGTCAGGTCGACGACGAGGTTCACCAGCGTGAAGACGAACGCGAACACGAGGACGGTGCCCTGGACGAGCGGGTAGTCACCGTCCTGGATCGCGTCGACCAGCAGCTGGCCGATCCCGGGGATGGCAAACACCGTCTCGGTCAGCACCGCGCCGCCCAGCAGGCTGCCGAACTGGATCCCGATGACGGTCACGACCGGGATAAGCGCGTTCCTGAACCCGTGTTTCATCAGCGTGATCTTCGCGCCCTGCCCCTTCGCGCGTGCGGTCCGGATGTAGTCCTGCCGGATCACCTCCAGCATCGACGAGCGCATCATCCGGGAGATGAGCGCCATCGAGTAGACGCCGATGACCAGCGACGGGAGCAGCAGGTGGTGGACGGCCGAGACGAACGCGTCGACCCGGCCCAAAAGCAGGGTGTCGACGCTCAGGATCCCGGTCAGCTGGGGCACCGCGAACTCGGAGCCGATCCGCCGGCTCGTCGGGAACCACCCCAGTTCGACGGAGAAAAGCAGGATCAAAAGCGGCCCGCTCCAGAAGATCGGGACGCTGATACCCGCGAGCGCGCCGAACCGCGAGAAGTGGTCGGTGAGCGTGTCCTGCTTGACGGCGCTGATGATCCCGACGGGGATGCCGAACAGGATGCCGAATATCTGCCCGTAGACGGCCAGTTCGAGCGTGATCGGGAACTTCCAGCGAAGGACGCTCGTGACCGGCTGGCCCCGCCGGATGATGTAGGACTCGCCCAGGTCGAGGTGGAGCAGGTCCCAGAGGAACCGGCCGTACTGCACCCAGATCGGGTCGTTGAGGCCGAGCTGGCGCTCCACCTCGCGGACGGCGGCGCGGCTCGCGCGCTCGCCGGCGATCACCCGCGCGGGGTTGCCCGGCGAGAGCTGCAGTATCGAGAACACCAGCGTCGCCACTCCCAGCAACACCGGGACGAGCAACAGCAGACGCTTCAGGACGTATCGCTTGCTAATCATCAGGTGAGCGAGGGGTTAGCTCAGTTCCACCTGATTGAGGAAAGGGCCGCCGATCAGTTCGACGACGTAGTTATCGACGTTGGAACCGCGCGCGCGGAGCTCCTCGGTGTGGACCAGCGGCACCCACGGACACTCCTCGTGGAAGATCGCGCCGGCCTCCTGGTAGACGCTCTCGCGCTCGTCGTCGTCGTAGGTCGTCTGCCCGTCCTCGACGAGCCCCATGAACTCG
Proteins encoded:
- a CDS encoding ABC transporter permease; translation: MSTDTDTAAEERASRGLIDRLRASPFLSELLSNRLAVFGLLIILAMVLTALYSRIFLDVEAISDTALSSNPQLAGPCGQRTLTGALGNAGSCAHPFGTDIQARDVFLRTQYGAWLALKYGTVTVAASTTLGVGLGIVAAYYGGWVDNVIMRTMDVLLSFPSLLLALALVAIFGVGLWKAVFALTLVYTPRFARVVRGAALKVLEDEYIDASVALGARDSRVIVRHVLPNSLAPITVQSTLNFGLAIIDLAALSFLGFGAQAGTPSWGLMLSNGVRNGLLAGVWWWSFFPGLFLAVTVLGFNLLGDGMRDALDPRMREAVD
- a CDS encoding ABC transporter permease yields the protein MISKRYVLKRLLLLVPVLLGVATLVFSILQLSPGNPARVIAGERASRAAVREVERQLGLNDPIWVQYGRFLWDLLHLDLGESYIIRRGQPVTSVLRWKFPITLELAVYGQIFGILFGIPVGIISAVKQDTLTDHFSRFGALAGISVPIFWSGPLLILLFSVELGWFPTSRRIGSEFAVPQLTGILSVDTLLLGRVDAFVSAVHHLLLPSLVIGVYSMALISRMMRSSMLEVIRQDYIRTARAKGQGAKITLMKHGFRNALIPVVTVIGIQFGSLLGGAVLTETVFAIPGIGQLLVDAIQDGDYPLVQGTVLVFAFVFTLVNLVVDLTYSYLDPRIEQ